A genomic stretch from Actinomadura rubteroloni includes:
- a CDS encoding glycosyltransferase yields the protein MRVCVCTVVHHPEDARILHRQIRALLDAGHEVTYIAPFRACHVTPWRQISPVDVPRATGRKRFAAVRAAHRALAEHAAYADVVLLHDPELLVGLPRSVRRRTVVWDVHEDLPAALAGKGWVPGPLVPLLRPAVRRVELRAERRHELLLAEEAYQDRFRERHPLVPNTTYVPEVPPAPPGEGRVVYVGQLSVARGGLDMIAAARLLAPEGVTVELIGAADPDVRPALRDAQRAGVLRWYGFVPNDRALRIAEGATAGLALLHDGPNHRHSMPTKVIEYMARGLPVVTTPNPAAAKLVEEAGAGFVVPYGDPEAVADAVRKLHNDAELRADLGKRGHETALARYHWPIQAESFVAHLESWAARTATSAAPIVPETPQPGTQAGAI from the coding sequence TTGCGGGTCTGTGTTTGCACGGTCGTGCATCACCCCGAGGACGCCAGAATTCTTCACCGGCAGATCCGGGCGTTGCTCGACGCGGGCCATGAGGTCACCTACATCGCGCCGTTCCGCGCCTGCCACGTCACGCCGTGGCGGCAGATCAGCCCGGTGGACGTGCCGCGCGCGACGGGGCGCAAGCGGTTCGCCGCGGTGCGCGCGGCCCACCGCGCGCTCGCCGAGCACGCCGCCTACGCCGACGTGGTGCTGCTGCACGACCCGGAACTGCTCGTCGGGCTGCCGCGCTCGGTGCGCCGCCGGACGGTCGTCTGGGACGTCCACGAGGACCTGCCCGCCGCGCTCGCCGGCAAGGGCTGGGTGCCCGGGCCGCTCGTGCCGCTGCTGCGGCCCGCCGTCCGGCGCGTGGAGCTGCGCGCCGAGCGGCGGCACGAGCTCCTGCTCGCCGAGGAGGCGTACCAGGACCGGTTCCGCGAGCGGCACCCGCTCGTCCCGAACACGACGTACGTGCCGGAGGTGCCGCCCGCGCCGCCCGGCGAGGGACGCGTCGTCTACGTCGGGCAGCTCTCGGTCGCGCGCGGCGGGCTCGACATGATCGCCGCCGCCCGGCTGCTCGCGCCCGAGGGCGTCACGGTCGAGCTGATCGGCGCGGCCGACCCGGACGTGCGGCCCGCGCTGCGCGACGCCCAGCGCGCCGGGGTGCTGCGCTGGTACGGGTTCGTCCCGAACGACCGGGCGCTGCGGATCGCCGAGGGCGCCACGGCCGGGCTCGCCCTGCTGCACGACGGCCCGAACCACCGGCACTCGATGCCCACCAAGGTCATCGAGTACATGGCGCGCGGGCTGCCCGTCGTCACGACGCCGAACCCGGCCGCCGCCAAGCTCGTCGAGGAGGCCGGCGCGGGGTTCGTCGTGCCCTACGGCGACCCGGAGGCCGTCGCGGACGCCGTCCGCAAGCTCCACAACGACGCCGAACTGCGCGCCGACCTCGGCAAACGCGGCCACGAGACCGCGCTCGCCCGCTACCACTGGCCGATCCAGGCGGAGTCGTTCGTCGCGCACCTGGAGAGCTGGGCCGCGCGCACCGCGACGTCCGCCGCCCCGATCGTCCCCGAAACGCCCCAGCCCGGCACCCAGGCAGGCGCCATCTGA
- a CDS encoding nucleotide sugar dehydrogenase — protein sequence MDLVVVGLGYVGLPLVREASAAGLTTGGLERNEAVAAGLRAGRSHVDDVSEADIAAMLAAGFTPTTDESVLDGARTIVICVPTPLSPDGGPDLSAVRGAAETVAEHLSPGALVVLESTTYPGTTDEVVRPILEKSGLSAGTDFHLAFSPERIDPGNAVYGVRNTPKIVGGLTPDCAAAAAAFYGRFVDTVVQAKGTREAEMAKLLENTYRHVNIALVNEMAVFCHELGIDLWDAIDCAATKPFGFQAFRPGPGVGGHCIPIDPNYLSYKVRSLGYPFRFVELAQEINDRMPRYVAERAQHLLNDEGRAINGARILLLGVTYKADIADQRESPARPVARRLARLGADLVFHDPYVTDWEVDGASVPRVELDEGLATADLAIVIADHREYTPELLASARQLFDTRGRTRGLSAPTVEML from the coding sequence ATGGATCTCGTGGTCGTCGGGCTCGGATACGTCGGTCTGCCGCTGGTGCGCGAGGCGAGCGCGGCGGGGCTGACGACGGGGGGCCTGGAGCGGAACGAGGCGGTCGCGGCGGGGTTGCGGGCGGGGCGGTCGCACGTCGACGACGTCAGCGAGGCCGACATCGCGGCGATGCTCGCGGCGGGATTCACGCCGACGACGGACGAATCGGTGCTCGACGGGGCGCGCACCATCGTGATCTGCGTGCCGACGCCGCTGTCTCCGGACGGCGGCCCGGACCTGTCGGCGGTGCGGGGCGCGGCGGAGACCGTCGCCGAGCACCTGTCGCCGGGCGCGCTGGTCGTGCTGGAGTCCACGACGTACCCGGGCACGACCGACGAGGTCGTCCGCCCGATCCTGGAGAAGTCCGGCCTTTCGGCGGGCACCGACTTCCACCTGGCGTTCTCGCCGGAGCGCATCGACCCGGGCAACGCGGTCTACGGCGTCCGCAACACCCCGAAGATCGTCGGGGGGCTCACGCCGGACTGCGCCGCCGCCGCGGCGGCCTTCTACGGCCGGTTCGTGGACACGGTCGTGCAGGCCAAGGGCACGCGCGAGGCCGAGATGGCCAAGCTGCTGGAGAACACGTACCGGCACGTCAACATCGCCCTGGTCAACGAGATGGCGGTGTTCTGCCACGAACTGGGCATCGACCTGTGGGACGCCATCGACTGCGCCGCCACCAAGCCGTTCGGATTCCAGGCATTCCGCCCTGGACCGGGTGTCGGCGGGCACTGCATCCCGATCGACCCGAACTACCTGTCGTACAAGGTCCGCTCGCTGGGCTACCCGTTCCGGTTCGTGGAGCTGGCGCAGGAGATCAACGACCGCATGCCGCGCTACGTCGCCGAACGCGCGCAGCACCTGCTCAACGACGAGGGACGCGCGATCAACGGCGCCCGGATCCTGCTGCTCGGCGTGACGTACAAGGCCGACATCGCCGACCAGCGCGAGTCCCCGGCCCGTCCGGTGGCGCGCCGGCTCGCCCGCCTGGGCGCCGACCTGGTCTTCCACGACCCCTACGTCACCGACTGGGAGGTCGACGGGGCGTCCGTGCCGCGCGTCGAGCTGGACGAGGGCCTGGCCACGGCCGACCTCGCGATCGTCATCGCCGACCACCGCGAGTACACGCCGGAACTCCTGGCCTCGGCGCGGCAGCTCTTCGACACGCGGGGCCGCACTCGCGGCCTTTCCGCGCCGACGGTGGAAATGTTGTGA
- the wecB gene encoding non-hydrolyzing UDP-N-acetylglucosamine 2-epimerase — MAQNGSGARDGGTVLHVLGARPNFVKAAPVVRALDGRGAAQAVVHTGQHYDERMSEIFFTELGLPEPDVNLGVGSGGHAAQTAALLVGLEEQFVARAPRLVVVYGDVNSTVAAALAAAKLHIPVAHVEAGLRSFDMTMPEEVNRRLTDQLADLCLVTSPEAIGHLANEGVPVDRIHLVGNPMIDTLLANLDRFDTERARAEYDLPERYVLATMHRPANVDDPATAAELVGHLHGVADLADVVIPVHPRGRAALLAAGLDRHPRLHVREPLGYLDFLAAVRGAAAVVTDSGGLQEETTILGVPCLTVRPNTERPITISHGTNRLVAPAELVPEARKALAAGRPADATGPLRTPPLWDGQAGPRIADVIMEFTRG, encoded by the coding sequence ATGGCTCAGAACGGTAGTGGGGCACGCGACGGCGGAACCGTCCTGCACGTCCTCGGGGCGCGGCCCAATTTCGTCAAGGCCGCCCCGGTCGTGCGGGCGCTGGACGGGCGGGGCGCGGCGCAGGCCGTCGTCCACACCGGCCAGCACTACGACGAGCGCATGTCGGAGATCTTCTTCACCGAGCTGGGGCTGCCCGAGCCGGACGTCAACCTCGGCGTCGGCTCCGGCGGGCACGCGGCCCAGACGGCGGCGCTGCTGGTCGGGCTGGAGGAGCAGTTCGTCGCCCGCGCGCCGCGCCTGGTCGTCGTGTACGGCGACGTCAACTCGACCGTCGCGGCGGCGCTCGCGGCGGCCAAGCTCCACATCCCGGTCGCGCACGTCGAGGCGGGCCTGCGCAGCTTCGACATGACGATGCCCGAGGAGGTCAACCGGCGGCTCACCGACCAGCTCGCCGACCTCTGCCTGGTCACGAGCCCGGAGGCGATCGGGCACCTGGCCAACGAGGGCGTCCCGGTGGACCGGATCCACCTCGTCGGCAACCCGATGATTGACACGCTGCTCGCGAACCTGGACCGGTTCGACACCGAGCGCGCCCGCGCCGAGTACGACCTGCCGGAGCGCTACGTCCTCGCGACGATGCACCGGCCCGCCAACGTGGACGACCCGGCCACCGCCGCCGAACTGGTCGGCCACCTGCACGGCGTCGCCGACCTCGCCGACGTGGTCATCCCCGTCCACCCGCGCGGCCGGGCCGCGCTGCTGGCCGCCGGGCTGGACCGGCACCCCCGGCTGCACGTCCGCGAGCCGCTCGGCTACCTGGACTTCCTCGCCGCCGTGCGCGGCGCCGCCGCCGTCGTCACCGACTCCGGCGGCCTCCAGGAGGAGACGACGATCCTCGGCGTCCCGTGCCTGACCGTCCGGCCCAACACCGAGCGGCCGATCACGATCTCGCACGGCACCAACCGGCTCGTCGCCCCGGCCGAACTCGTCCCCGAGGCCCGCAAGGCGCTCGCCGCCGGGCGTCCGGCGGACGCGACGGGCCCGCTGCGCACCCCGCCGCTCTGGGACGGCCAGGCCGGCCCCCGCATCGCCGACGTGATCATGGAGTTCACCCGTGGCTGA